The DNA segment CTTTCCAGGCGCTTGATGTAACGCATCAGTTCTGTTTCCGTATGGTATTTATTAAATACTTCTTCCGTAAGAATTTCGTCTTTTCTTAAATTCTCATCAGGAATGCTGTATCCTTCTTTTATTTCTAATTTGAAACTTTGCTTATCTTTAAACTGAGCAAAAGATGCCATCAGATAATTCAGTTTATCCAACGTTGTACTTTCGTTGATCGCAATACTTACCACACCTTCCGTGAAATAATTCAGGTTGAGTTTATGATCAAGCATCATTCTCATCAGTCTTCCTTTTTCATCTTCACTAAGGTTGATTTTTACCGTATCGAAAATCGGTTCTTCAACGATGTCATATCCTAATGCTTTAAGCCCGTTTTTAAGAGCATTTGCTTTAAAGTGAATCTGATCTGCGATATAGTTCAATCCTTTCGGACCATGGTAAACAGCATACATTCCAGCCATTACTGCCAGAAGAACCTGGGCTGTACAGATGTTTGATGTTGCTCTCTCTCTTTTAATGTGCTGCTCTCTGGTCTGTAATGCCATTCTGAGGGCACGTTTTCCGTAAGCATCCTGAGAAACCCCGATAATTCTTCCCGGGATATCTCTTTTATAATCTTCCTTACAAGAGAAGAATGCCGCGTGAGGTCCTCCGTATCCCAACGGAATACCAAATCTCTGCGTTGTCCCTACAGCACAGTCGGCACCCATTGATGCAGGAGATTTTAGCTTAACCAAAGCCATCGGATCGCAGGCAACTACTACCTGTAGATCTGATTTTTTATATTCAGCGATATTTTGAGTATAGTCTAAAACGATTCCGTTTTTACCAGGATATTGCAATAATACACCGAAGTAAGAACCGTCGAATTCATGAGAAGCATGATCTCCTTCAACGATTTCAATTTCCAGTCCTTCTGCTTTTGTTTTTAAAACGGAAACCGTCTGCGGTAATACAAGATCTGAAACGAAGAATTTATTAGCTCCTGCCTTTTTCTGATCTTTTGTTCTGTTATTGAAGAACATGTGCATGGCTTCTGCTGCTGCGGTGGATTCGTCCAGCAATGATGCATTTGCCAAGGCAAAACCTGTAAGATCACATACAACAGTCTGGAAATTAAGAAGCGCTTCCAGCCTTCCCTGTGCTATTTCCGCCTGATAAGGAGTATATGCAGTATACCAGCTCGGGTTTTCAAAGATATTTCTCTGAATAGCCGAAGGCAACAGCGTGTTATGATATCCAAAACCGATATAGCTGGTGTAATCCGTATTTTTCGATGCCAGCTCTTTCGAATGATTCAGCATTTCGTATTCTGAAAGCGGTTCTGAAATGTCAAGATCTTTCTCTAAGCGGATAGAAGAAGGAATGGTTTGAGAGATGAGCTCTTCAACACTTGAAACGCCAATTTTTTCCAGCATTGCCTGTTTATCGGCTTCATTTACTGAAATGTGGCGGCTCACAAACTGTTCTGTATTCATTTTTATTTATTAGATTTTGTTGTAAAAAAGATTCGTAAAATTACGATTTTTTAGAAAATTGTACAAGTAAATTAAGAACGTACAGAAATTACAAAAAGTATATTATCCTATCAATATTAAGAGGTTTTTATTGTCATTTTGAAATAAAAATAAGGCAAATACTCAATTTTGCATAAATTATTTCAGTTTTTATTTTTTTTAATTCTTTAAAAACTAACCCAAAAACATGGACAAATGAATACAATTTTATTATAAAATTATTATAAGGAATGAATTTTTCATTTATGCACTAACCATTTATTATTCAACCTAATAAATTTCATGAAATTTTATTATCTGTATTTATTCTAAATTAATATATTTGCATCATGAACATGATTGTCCCATTTAAAGTACCGCCTTTAGCGCCTGTATATTCTGCAAATTCTGAAGAAATGTATTGTGGTGATAAGAAATCCTGCTGCAAGAAATTTAAAAAAGGAAAACGGTGCAAGAAATGCCCCGGAAGAAAGAAGATGGCCTAATGCCCGAAGCTTTTTATTAAAAAATACAGGGCCAGGATAAGTAAACCAACAGCCACAATAATTTTCATGATTTTTGGCTGACCGTGCGGGTTTGCAGCTGTTCTCGGCTGTGATCTGAATAATTCTTCTGCTTTTTCTTTGAATTTTTCTGTATCGCTTTCAAAAACTTCGGTAATGGTAATGCCTTGTACCGCCGTTTTATGCAGCAATGAATTGGTAGCATGCAGCAAAATCTGAAATTTTCCGTCTTTAAATTCCGTTATTTTAAATACTCTTTCTCCATACGCTTTTTCCAGCCCGAAAGGCAAAACCTTCACTACATCCGCATTTTGTGTCTGCCAGGTCACGATAATTTCCTCCCCTTTTTTTGCATGGATTTTATTGGCTGAAAACGTCTTGATGGATGGCGGAACCGTATACCGAAAGCTTTTCTGCTGGCTTTCTAAATTCTGATCATAAGAATGTCTCCTGCTTTTATCGCTCAGCGTTTCATAAGCTTCCTGTATTTCCCTGAAGCGGTCTGCAAAGAAATCATCATTCTGATTTTTGTCGGGGTGATATTTTAAAGAAAGTTTACGATATGCTTTTTTGATGTCTTCTTCTGAAGCATCGTGCGGAATCCCTAGAAAATAGTAATAATCTTTCATTGAATGATACAAAAGTAAGGAATTTGTGTTGGCGGGCAAAGGGTATAATTCTTTTTAACGTGAGGTTCGCGAAGTTTTTTTAATGTTTTTAATTTAATCTAAGGTGTCATGCTGGGAGCATCTCAACAAGCATTTTAAACGCGAAGTACACAAAGATTTTTTTTTAATACCTGAGAATATCGTTTCGTTCGCAAAGGCGTTCCACTCAGCAAAATTCGTAAATAGACTCGTGAAATTAAATGCAGGGTTTTATTTATCCCGCGGATTTCACAGATTACGCAGATTTTTTTATAAAAGTTTTAATTCACTCTAATGTTGTCATGTGGAAGTATTTCAACAAGCATTTTAAACGCGAAGTACACGAAGATTTTTTTAATACCTGAGAATATCGTTTCGTTCGCAAAGGCGTTCCACTCAGCAAAATTCGTAAATAGACTCGTGAAATTAAATGCAGGGTTTTATTTATCCCGCGGATTTTACAGATTACGCAGATTTTTTTATAAAAGTTTTAATTCAATCTAAGGTTGTCATGTGGAAGTATTTCAACAAGCATTTTAAACGCGAAGTACACGAAGATTTTTTTAATACCTGAGAATATCGTTTCGTTCGCAAAGGCGTTCCACTCAGCAAAGTTCGTAAATAGACTCATGAAATTAAATGCAGGGTTTTATTTATCCCGCGGATTTCACAGATTACGCAGATTTTTTTATAAAAGTTTTAATTTAATCTAATGTTGTCATGCTGGAAGCATCTCAAAAAGCATTTTAAACGCGAAGTACACAAAGATTTTTTTAATACCTGAGAATATCGTTTCGTTCGCAAAGGCGTTCCACTCAGCAAAATTCGTAAATAGGCTCGTGAAATTAAATGCAGGGTTTTATTTATCCCGCGGATTTCACAGATTACGCAGATTTTTTTTATAAAAGTTTTAATTCACTCTAATGTTGTCATGTGGAAGTATTTCAACAAGCATTTTAAACGCGAAGTACACAAAGATTTTTTTTAAATGGCTGAGAATATTTTTTTGTTCGCAAAGATACTTCGACAAGCTCAGCATAAACTATCACTCAGCAAATGCTGAATGCGTTAGTTGCATTATGCTTTCAATATGGCAACTTTTGTCGACATTTCTAAATATTGAAAGGAACGACTGCCACCCTAGCCCAGATTGCAGCAATTGTCTGAGCTCATTTCTTTGTTTCCGGCTCGGCGGCAAAGCCGCCGAGCCGGAAACAAAGAAATAGCGAGTGCGGAAAGCTGGAAAAAGCTCATTAGAAATTGCCGCAAGTGGAAAGCTTGTCATGAATTGATACTTTTTTAGACTGCTTCTTCGCCGCTCACCGCAATGACTATAAAAATTCCGGCTCGGGAAGCTTCGCTTCCCGAGCCGGAATAAATAATCTCAATTTAGTTACTTTCTATTATGCTTCCGCAATATTTTCTTTCTTTTCAAATCTGCTGTGGCATCTTGATGCGAATTCCTTTTTGAACTTTCCCTTCATTTCCTGATATTGCTCGTCATTCATTTCCCTGATTTTATCGGCTAGTCCGAAAGGTGATTTTTCCTTGATTCCGTATTCCTCAAAAATACCTTTGACAAATCTTTTTCTTTGGGCTGCTTTTTTAACGATCATGGCAACACCTGCAATAGCTAATGCTCCAAGAGCACCTTTTAATACTGAATTTTTCATTTTCTTAAATTTTAAATTTTACTACTTCTTTTTATAAAGACGAATCGTATTGAACTTTACTTTACTACTTCTTAAATTTCAAATTATTCGTTTGTTTTTTTATTTCTTCCGAAAAAACCGCTTTCGCATCTGTTTTTCCAGACTTCCTTAAATTTTTCTCTTTCTTCAGGAGAAAGATGCATCATTTTCTCTCTCATTTTTCTTTCCTTAAAATCTCTCATTCCTTTTCCGAAATGGAAGCCTCCGAAAAGAATCTTACTTAAGACAAGAATTCCCATGGCCTGCCAATACGTAATGGATTTTATGCCCAATATTTCGGGAAGAAGATGATTCCAGAGGGCCATCACAATCCAGGTAACTCCTAAAAAAATCAATGGCGGACACAGTATTAAAAAAATCCAGCCTTTTTTATGTTTATGATTCATATTTTTCTTTTTACTAACTATTTAAATCTTCGTATAATTTTCTCAACCGGTTTCTCAAGTGTTTTACCGCGTAATTTTTTCGGCTGATGATGGTTTTGATATTTTCACCGTGTTCATCGGCTATTTCCTGAAGGGTTTTATCATTGAGTTCGTTTTCAACATAGACAATTCTTTGTTTTTCAGGAAGTTCTTCCAGTGCTTCAAATAATTTTTTCCAGATTTCATCCTGAAACATTTTTATTTCCGGACCGGCGCTTTCATCCATCAGCAGAATATCTTTAATGGAGAAATCGCCGTCTTCATCCTCATACACGAAATCCTCAAGGTTTTCGGTTTTTTTCTTCCGGTACTTGTCGGTGATTTTATTGGCCGTAACCCTGTACAGCCAGCCACCTACGTTTACAATCTCAGAGAAATTCGTAAGACTACTGAACTGATACCACACCTCCTGCAGAATATCTTCCGCATCTTCCGCATTTTTCACTTTGGGACGAATATAAGACATCAGCTTTCCTCCGTACTTTGAAACGGTTTGCGAGATGATATTGTCCTTCTCCTTCTGTGGCATTGTTATTTTTTCGACAACCTCCATATTGCTATGACGGTTGAAATTTTTGTTTTACTTTAATAAATTTAAAATATTTTTCGGGAACTCAGGATTTTCTTTTATTAATCGTATTTTTTTAGATGTAGTTTTTATTTGTAGAACTTGTATTAATTTTTTTAGGAGCTTTTTCCCGCTATCCACTTTATCTTTTTTGTTTTTCCATTCTAAAGCTTCAGCAAACAAAAAAGGATGCCGTTTCTATCGGGGCTAGACTATAGTCTATCGGTAAAAATGCAGTCATTAAAAACAAAAACGGAAAGCTCAAGGAACTTTCCGTAGTTTAATTATAAAAATGTATTGGATTTACTGATTAAAATTTTTAGCAAAGAAGCCCATCATGGTTTTGTAAAATTCAATACGGTTGGGTTCTTTTCCGAATCCGTGGCCTTCATCATATTTTACCATATACGGAACTTCAAAACCTTTAGCCCTTAAACCTTTTACAATCTGGTCAGATTCATTGATGTTCACTCTTGGGTCATTCGCTCCCTGAACCACAAACAAAGGTTTTTTAATTTTATCAATCTGGAAAACCGGCGAAACTTCTTTGGCAATTTTGGCTTCTTCAGGATTATCAAGATCGTACCAGATCTGCTTCACCATTTCTTTGTACGGCTTCCAGTATTCCGGGAAGGAATCGAAAAAGGTAAAGATATTGGATACCCCAACATAATCAACTCCGCAGGAATAAAGATCCGGAGTTTTAATCAATCCCATTAAAGTGGCGTATCCGCCATGGCTGCCGCCGTAGATGGCAACTTTATTTTTATCAATCCAGCCTTGTTCAATGACGTATTTAACGCCGTCTTCCACATCATCCATTGCTTTTCTTCCGATTTGTTTATAACCTGCCTGCTGGAATTCCTTGCCATATCCGCCGGAAATTCTGAAGTTTACCTGTAATGTCGCATATCCTCTGCTGGCAAACAACTGTGTTTCCGGATTAAAACCCCAGTCGTCGCGAATTCCCTGCGGACCGCCGTGGGGATTAACAATTAAAGGAACTTTTTTACCCTGCAGCGCTTCCTTTGGCAATGTGATATACCCACGAATGGTTAATCCGTCCCTGCTTTTAAATTCAATTGGGCGCATTTCTGCCATATCTTCTTCTTTCAGCTGAGGCATGAGATCAAAAAGAAGCTTGATGGTTTTGGATTTGGTATCGTATTCATAATATTTTCCATAAACCTTATCGCTGTCTGTAATGACAAGCAGCTTATTATCTTTATCATC comes from the Chryseobacterium nepalense genome and includes:
- the gcvP gene encoding aminomethyl-transferring glycine dehydrogenase, with the protein product MNTEQFVSRHISVNEADKQAMLEKIGVSSVEELISQTIPSSIRLEKDLDISEPLSEYEMLNHSKELASKNTDYTSYIGFGYHNTLLPSAIQRNIFENPSWYTAYTPYQAEIAQGRLEALLNFQTVVCDLTGFALANASLLDESTAAAEAMHMFFNNRTKDQKKAGANKFFVSDLVLPQTVSVLKTKAEGLEIEIVEGDHASHEFDGSYFGVLLQYPGKNGIVLDYTQNIAEYKKSDLQVVVACDPMALVKLKSPASMGADCAVGTTQRFGIPLGYGGPHAAFFSCKEDYKRDIPGRIIGVSQDAYGKRALRMALQTREQHIKRERATSNICTAQVLLAVMAGMYAVYHGPKGLNYIADQIHFKANALKNGLKALGYDIVEEPIFDTVKINLSEDEKGRLMRMMLDHKLNLNYFTEGVVSIAINESTTLDKLNYLMASFAQFKDKQSFKLEIKEGYSIPDENLRKDEILTEEVFNKYHTETELMRYIKRLERKDLSLTHSMISLGSCTMKLNAATQMLPLSWENWGAIHPFVPVNQAAGYQEMISELEKDLAEITGFAGTSLQPNSGAQGEYAGLMVIREYHISRGEGHRNVVLIPQSAHGTNPASAAMAGMKIVVVKNLENGEIDFDDLKAKAEQHSENLSCVMITYPSTYGFFDANIKEITSLIHEHGGQVYMDGANMNAQVGYTSPGNIGADVCHLNLHKTFAIPHGGGGPGVGPICVAKHLVPFLPSNANIKIGSKESIDGISAAPYGSGLILNISYAYIKMLGTSGLKKATEHAILNANYLKEILAEHFPILYSNENGRVAHECIVDFRQFKSLGIEVADVAKRLMDYGFHAPTVSFPVAGTLMIEPTESESKAEIDRFAEALIAIKHEIDEIANGDADPANNVLKNAPHTEQLVISDSWDKPYSREKAAYPLEWVRDHKFFASVSRVDEAYGDRNLVCTCEPIEAYM
- a CDS encoding J domain-containing protein, which produces MKDYYYFLGIPHDASEEDIKKAYRKLSLKYHPDKNQNDDFFADRFREIQEAYETLSDKSRRHSYDQNLESQQKSFRYTVPPSIKTFSANKIHAKKGEEIIVTWQTQNADVVKVLPFGLEKAYGERVFKITEFKDGKFQILLHATNSLLHKTAVQGITITEVFESDTEKFKEKAEELFRSQPRTAANPHGQPKIMKIIVAVGLLILALYFLIKSFGH
- a CDS encoding RNA polymerase sigma factor; its protein translation is MPQKEKDNIISQTVSKYGGKLMSYIRPKVKNAEDAEDILQEVWYQFSSLTNFSEIVNVGGWLYRVTANKITDKYRKKKTENLEDFVYEDEDGDFSIKDILLMDESAGPEIKMFQDEIWKKLFEALEELPEKQRIVYVENELNDKTLQEIADEHGENIKTIISRKNYAVKHLRNRLRKLYEDLNS